A stretch of DNA from Leptospira bouyouniensis:
ATTTTGCTGTGGTTGATTCAAATTCAGGCACCGACATAGGCACTAATTTTGCTGTGAACGGAAACGTTCACCAAGTCATCGAATCAAACGGTCAAATTTATTTGTTCGGTTCATTTACTTCCATATTAGGTTCCACAAGGAATTACGGTGCTAGTCTCGATTCTAATACAAACACTCTAAGGGAATGGAATCCAAATTTTTTGAGTCCTTTCCCCTACCCTTCTGCGGCATCTGGATTCTCATTGGATGGAAGCCGCATAATGATTCCAGGTGTGATAGGCACAGTCAATTATGTCAATCGATCAAACATTGCATCTGTTAATTTGACCACAGGAATTCCTTCAAATTGGTCACCTTCCATTGATAATGAAGTGAGCGTTCTTCATATCAAAAGGGACCATTTATTTCTTGGAGGATCTTTTACAACAATTAGTGGACAATCTAGAACGCGATTGGCAGCGTTTCGACTTCCATCTTTCGAACTTTCCTCATTCAATCCAGTCATCCCAACTGGTAGCGTTACAAACTTGATATCTGATGATAACAATTTTTATTTTGGCGGAACATTTGGTACGGTTAGTGGACAAACAAGAAATAATGCTGCCGCTTATACTTTAGATAATTTTAATCTGACAAATTGGACGCCTAATCCGAATAACCAAGTGAGTACGATGTTTGATTTAGGCGAAAGCATTTTATTAGGTGGTCTTTTTACCACAGCGGGAGGGAGTGCTTCAAATTTCATTCGAGCAGTTAATAAATCTGATGGTTTAGCAATCAACATCCCAACGAATTTTCCTGACTCTGATGTTTCTGGATTTGCCTCTTATAATGATATCATTTATGTTGGTGGAAACTTTTCTACAGTTGGTGGATCATCTAATCAGTATTTGGCTAGTTTTAGAAAGGCGACAGGAGTTTTTGATTCCAACAAATTTCAATTAAATGGTGGTGTTTTTTATAATATGTTCATTTCTAATGAAGGTTTAATGGTTTTACATGGTGCTTTCACATCTGTCAATTCAACGAACGCATCTGGTACTGTATTTATCAACCTTAACACAAATCAAATTAAAGCATGGGATATTTCCCAAACAGGTGTTACAACCAACCAAAAACGATTTGGGAATTATTTATTCATTTGCGGAAATATTACAGAAAAAGGAAACCAACCTTACAATGGTTACCATCGTATAAATCTTCCTAATCTAGAATCATTCTAACTAAAATACGAGGGAAAGCGAAAAATTTTCTTAAAAAATCACATCATGATTAAAATTTTACTACACCATTAAGTCATATAGGATACCCTGTATACTATATGGAGAAACTCGATCATGAAACGAATTTTAGTTTTAGGTAGCAATTTTGCGGGTGTAACGGCTGCCATTTCTGTGAAAAGAAAACTCGGGAACGAAGTAGAAGTCATCGTTATATCACCAACATCAAATTTTTTATATGTCCCTTCCCTGATTTGGGTTCCATTTGGAGTTCGAAAAGTAAAGGATATTACATTTGCCGTACAGCCAATGTTACATGCTAAAGGAGTCAAATTCATTCAGGACCGGGCAACAAAAGTAATTCCTGATCGAAATATTGTAATAACCGCATCAAATGGTGAAATAAGTTATGATTATCTAGTCGTTGCAACAGGTGCTTCGCTTAACTTTGATATATTGCCAAATTTAAATCCAAAAGACAATATGATACAATGTATAGTCACACCCGAATTGGCTGAAAAATCAGCGATTGCTTTTGAAGAAATTGTAAAAAACCCCGGTCCAGTTGTTGTCGCAGCAACCCAAGGGGCAAGTTGTATGGGTGCAGCCTATGAATATTTATTTAACTTGGATAAATATCTAAGGAAAAGAGGTGTCCGTGATCAAGTGGAGATCACTTGGGTAACACCCGAACCATTTTTAGGACATTTTGGTATCGGTGGAATTTGGGGTGGGCAAAAAATGTTAGAAATTTTTATGAAACTTTACGGCATCAAATGGTTTACAAATGCTACGATTAAAAAAATAGAAAAAGAAAAAATAACGTTAGGTGATAATACTGAAATTTCTTACAAAATGTCCATGATGATCCCACCTTTTTTAGGTGCAGATGTAATGAAAAATTCTCCTGAACTTGTGGATGAAAAAGGTTTTGTAGTTACAAATGACGGATATCAACATATAAAATTTAAAAATGTTTATGCTGCTGGTCTTGCAGTGGAAGTGATAACTCCTTTTCCAAAATGTGCTGCACCATTTGGAGTACCAAAAACAGGATTTCCTTCCGATGTTATGGGTAAAATTGTCGCAGAAAATATTAAAAACGATATCAAAGGAAATGGAAAATTCAAAACGATGCCATTTGGTAAAATCCCAGGTATTTGCATCATGGATGCAGGGGAAAAAGAAGTTTGGATCCTGACTAACCATTTATTCAAACCGAGACAATTTGAAATCATGATTCCAAATCTATTCTATAATTTTGGTAAAATAATTTTAGAGAAGTACATGTTGTGGAAAAATAAAAAGGGACTTGTTCAACTTCCTTAAGGATAGAAGAAATATTCCTTTGTTTATAGAGTAACAATTCCAAAAATGGTCTAGAGAATTTTTCCTAGACCATCATGTATTTGAAAATTTGGATTTTGTTTCTGTGTTTTTTTTCTTTATCTCACTGTAAATACAATGGAGAATCTAATTTAAATCCAATTGTCAAAAATGGAATGATTGATTTGTCAAACATTCATTTCGATAACCAAACTTCCATTCCACTTTCTGGTGATTGGGAATTCCACTGGAACACATTTGTCACACCAGTTTCAATTCAAAGTCCAATCCAATCTACAGTATTAACCAACACTCTGGCTCCAGAAAATGAAAAAGAATATTTGGGTATCGGTAAACGATGGAAAGATATTCATTTTGGAAAGGGTTATGCAACTTATCAAGTCAAATTGATTTTACCAGAAACTTCAAATAAAAATATATTCGCAGTTAGGTTTTTCCAAACTGGTGGCGCAGCTATGCGAGTCTTTGTAAATGGCAAAGAATCTTTAACACTTGGGAAAGTCGGAATCGATAAAACATCTATGGAACCTACAAGGAGTTCAGGCATTCTGATAATACCGAATCCAACTAACGTTGTAAATCTTATGGTCCATATATCGAATTTTCATCACGATGATGGTTCATTTTGGTATGCTCCAAAATTTGGCCTATATAAAAATATACAAAATAATTTTATCAAAGAATTAGCACTAGATACTTTATTATCAGGTGCTTTATTCTTTATGGCATTTTATCATTTTGTTTTATTCTTTTTCAGACGTACTAAAAAATTAATTTTATTTTTCGGTTTATTTAGTATCACGACAGCTCTTCACTCACTTTCATTAAATGGTGATGTTTTATATTATTTGATTCCATCTATCTCTTATAGAATTGCTTTTTCACTTTCTCTCATTTTTTATCTCGCGATGCCATTTTATCTATATTTTTTATCGGAATTGTTTCCATCTCAGTTTTCTAAACCTATTCTAAGGGTATTTTCAACGATTTGTTTCCTTTTATATTTATTTGTTATTTTAGGACCTACTGAATTGGGTTCACAAACAACATTCATTGGACTTGTTTTTTCAATTTTGGGTTTGGTTTATTCTGCGATTTGTTTGTTCAGAAGTGCTTTAAAAAAGGAAGCTCTATCTATTATTTTATTTCTCATTCAAGTATTTTTACTTTTTAGTGCGATTAATGATACGTTGTATTTATATGGCATCTTTCAATATGCTTTGATTTTAAAATATTCATATCTATCAACAGTTTTATTTCAATCATTACTCCTTGCTTCCTTTTTTACAAAAACTTTTATCAAAAATGAAACTCTTAAAAATGAACTCTCTGCCTTAAACGAATCACTCGAACAAACCGTAATTCTGCGAACAAAAGATTACAAAGAGGCCAAACAAAATGCTGAAGAAGCAAATAAATGGAAAGATAAATTCATATCACTCGTTGCCCACGACCTCAGATCACCATTGAGTACCGTCTATTCAGCATTAATGTTAACTAATGATGCAGATACAACTGAAGAAGATAAAAAACACATTTTTAAGCAAGTTTATACTATTTTGGAAAATGCAATGTCAACCGTTGAACATTTGCTAAACCTTAATCGTTTTCAAATTGATAAAGGTCAAATTCGTTTAAATCTATCAAATAATTTCATCAACGAACGATTAACACAAGTAATAGAGTCTTTTACTTTTGATTTACAAAAAAAATCTTTGGTAATCGAGAATTCGATTCCAGACACAGCTCAAGTCTATGCTGATTCTTCAATCCTACTTGAAATTCTTCGTAACTTAGTAGCAAACGCGATAAAGTTTAGCCACCCACAAGGTAAAATTCAATTCAGCTTTTCAGAAACTACAGACACATCTATAATCGCTATCAAAGACCGAGGGACAGGAATTTCCACTGAACAACAAAAACTATTGTTCAATGAACCAATGAGTTTACCAGGAACTATGGGTGAAAAAGGTTTTGGTATCGGTCTTAAGTTATGTTTTGAATTGATGAGATTACATAATGGAAATATACAAGTAGAATCGGAATCTGATCAAGGTAGTTCATTTCTCTTAGAGTTTCCAAGAAAAAAATCCAACCAAGATTAAATCACGCAATTATCCCATTTGATCAATTCATTGATCAGTAAATTTCGCTACGTACATATCCGATTATTGAAAAGTGAACATAATAAACATTTAGATAGTGATTGTTTGGTTATGAAATATATTGAACTATTTACTGAGAATCTAAAACTTGAAAGAAAAGGGAGCTGCTGAATGAAGAAAGTTGCTGTTGCATTAGTTTCCTTATTTTTATTTTCCTGCTCATTCCCAACAATATCTAGAAGTCCGTTGGACTATTTTGCGTTTCTTCGAATTTTTACAGGACCACAATTTACAGGGCATTCTATTGGAGGTGCGGTTTCTGGTTTATTACCGAATACTTCAGTAACGTTAATAAATTCTGGGGAATCAATTACAATATCCTCAGATGGAAATTTTACATTTCCAACTAAATTAAGCACAGGTCAAAGTTATAATGTTACCTTTTCAACAAATGGAGTGGGATTGTCTTGTTCTATTGCGAATGCTCAAGGAA
This window harbors:
- a CDS encoding NAD(P)/FAD-dependent oxidoreductase, giving the protein MKRILVLGSNFAGVTAAISVKRKLGNEVEVIVISPTSNFLYVPSLIWVPFGVRKVKDITFAVQPMLHAKGVKFIQDRATKVIPDRNIVITASNGEISYDYLVVATGASLNFDILPNLNPKDNMIQCIVTPELAEKSAIAFEEIVKNPGPVVVAATQGASCMGAAYEYLFNLDKYLRKRGVRDQVEITWVTPEPFLGHFGIGGIWGGQKMLEIFMKLYGIKWFTNATIKKIEKEKITLGDNTEISYKMSMMIPPFLGADVMKNSPELVDEKGFVVTNDGYQHIKFKNVYAAGLAVEVITPFPKCAAPFGVPKTGFPSDVMGKIVAENIKNDIKGNGKFKTMPFGKIPGICIMDAGEKEVWILTNHLFKPRQFEIMIPNLFYNFGKIILEKYMLWKNKKGLVQLP
- a CDS encoding sensor histidine kinase, coding for MYLKIWILFLCFFSLSHCKYNGESNLNPIVKNGMIDLSNIHFDNQTSIPLSGDWEFHWNTFVTPVSIQSPIQSTVLTNTLAPENEKEYLGIGKRWKDIHFGKGYATYQVKLILPETSNKNIFAVRFFQTGGAAMRVFVNGKESLTLGKVGIDKTSMEPTRSSGILIIPNPTNVVNLMVHISNFHHDDGSFWYAPKFGLYKNIQNNFIKELALDTLLSGALFFMAFYHFVLFFFRRTKKLILFFGLFSITTALHSLSLNGDVLYYLIPSISYRIAFSLSLIFYLAMPFYLYFLSELFPSQFSKPILRVFSTICFLLYLFVILGPTELGSQTTFIGLVFSILGLVYSAICLFRSALKKEALSIILFLIQVFLLFSAINDTLYLYGIFQYALILKYSYLSTVLFQSLLLASFFTKTFIKNETLKNELSALNESLEQTVILRTKDYKEAKQNAEEANKWKDKFISLVAHDLRSPLSTVYSALMLTNDADTTEEDKKHIFKQVYTILENAMSTVEHLLNLNRFQIDKGQIRLNLSNNFINERLTQVIESFTFDLQKKSLVIENSIPDTAQVYADSSILLEILRNLVANAIKFSHPQGKIQFSFSETTDTSIIAIKDRGTGISTEQQKLLFNEPMSLPGTMGEKGFGIGLKLCFELMRLHNGNIQVESESDQGSSFLLEFPRKKSNQD